One genomic segment of Methanobacteriaceae archaeon includes these proteins:
- the ilvE gene encoding branched-chain-amino-acid transaminase, producing the protein MAFDESGKIWFNGEFVDWKEANVHALSHVIHYGSSVFEGIRCYKTKKGPAVFRLAEHVERLYNSAKIYRMEIPYSQEDFSQAIIDTVKINELEECYIRPAIFRGYAELGVYPLNCPVESLIAVWAWGKYLGEEALEQGVDIGVSTWRRMAPNTMPNMAKAGSNYMNSQLAKMEAVANGYDEALMLDYHGMVSEGSGENIFIVKDGILHTPPRASSLLDGITRNSIITLAREMDLEVKEEEIPREMLYIADELFFTGTAAEVTPIRSVDRIVVGNGSRGEITKKLQERFFAIIEGESEDEYDWLTFI; encoded by the coding sequence ATGGCCTTTGATGAGTCAGGAAAAATATGGTTCAATGGAGAATTCGTTGACTGGAAAGAAGCAAATGTGCATGCACTATCACATGTAATCCACTACGGATCCAGCGTATTTGAAGGAATACGGTGTTATAAAACCAAAAAAGGTCCGGCAGTGTTCCGGTTAGCTGAACACGTGGAGCGGCTCTACAATTCAGCTAAAATATACCGGATGGAAATCCCCTACTCTCAGGAAGATTTCAGTCAAGCCATTATTGACACCGTTAAAATCAATGAACTTGAGGAATGCTATATCCGGCCAGCTATCTTCCGAGGATACGCTGAACTGGGAGTATATCCTCTAAACTGTCCTGTAGAGTCTTTGATTGCTGTCTGGGCTTGGGGAAAATATTTGGGAGAAGAGGCGTTGGAGCAGGGGGTGGATATTGGAGTGTCCACCTGGCGAAGAATGGCTCCTAACACCATGCCCAACATGGCCAAGGCAGGTTCCAACTACATGAACAGTCAGCTGGCTAAGATGGAAGCAGTGGCCAATGGCTATGATGAAGCTCTAATGCTGGACTACCATGGAATGGTGAGTGAAGGAAGTGGAGAAAACATATTCATTGTAAAAGATGGAATCTTGCACACACCTCCCCGTGCTTCTTCCTTGCTGGATGGTATCACCCGGAATTCCATAATAACACTGGCCCGGGAGATGGATTTAGAAGTTAAAGAAGAAGAAATCCCCCGAGAAATGCTTTACATTGCTGATGAACTCTTTTTCACCGGCACTGCTGCGGAAGTGACTCCCATCAGATCCGTTGACCGAATAGTGGTGGGCAATGGCTCAAGAGGAGAGATCACCAAAAAATTACAGGAACGTTTCTTTGCCATTATTGAAGGTGAAAGCGAGGATGAATACGACTGGCTGACTTTCATTTAA
- the surE gene encoding 5'/3'-nucleotidase SurE — MTILITNDDGVNSSGIMAAKKAAENLGETLVVAPATQQSGIGHALTLFEPVRVTCTNMADGTEAHMVSGTPTDAVIIGIFQIADEKPDLIISGINIGENLGKSELTTSGTIGAAMEAAVHGIPALSVSLQVTRGDIKFHDGQVDIDFSHAIKMTERVASMILEKGLPPGVDFLNLNIPSHPKTDEIKLTRLGERMYKIHIKERLDPRGRPYYWIDGDSVEDDQHGTDVHTLKREGCATLTPISLDATSSLDLMEDWL; from the coding sequence ATGACCATTCTCATCACTAATGATGATGGGGTAAACTCATCAGGCATCATGGCAGCTAAAAAGGCAGCGGAAAATTTGGGTGAAACTCTTGTCGTAGCACCCGCTACACAGCAAAGTGGAATTGGACATGCTTTAACCCTTTTTGAGCCCGTCAGGGTCACTTGTACCAACATGGCTGATGGCACTGAGGCCCACATGGTTTCAGGAACCCCTACTGATGCAGTTATTATTGGAATATTTCAAATAGCTGATGAAAAACCTGATTTAATCATTTCAGGCATTAATATTGGGGAAAATCTGGGTAAATCAGAATTAACCACTTCTGGAACGATCGGCGCAGCTATGGAGGCAGCAGTTCATGGAATTCCAGCCCTATCAGTGTCTCTCCAAGTTACTAGGGGGGATATTAAGTTTCATGACGGTCAGGTGGATATTGACTTTTCCCATGCCATTAAAATGACTGAAAGAGTGGCCAGTATGATCCTGGAGAAGGGTTTACCACCGGGTGTTGATTTTTTGAACCTCAACATACCTTCACATCCCAAAACTGACGAGATCAAGTTAACCCGTTTAGGTGAGCGAATGTACAAGATACACATCAAAGAACGCCTTGATCCTCGTGGAAGACCTTATTACTGGATTGATGGAGATTCTGTGGAAGATGATCAGCATGGTACTGACGTGCATACTTTAAAACGTGAAGGATGTGCTACCTTAACTCCGATTTCTCTGGATGCAACATCTTCATTGGATCTAATGGAGGATTGGCTTTAA
- a CDS encoding DUF2098 family protein: protein MDAKDLREKIIEKGSIVRYIGTNTIGKADKILEKDSQIWIRIDSSGLFYRSDYLELLKEEELPQKKSFQKSIKEKVLISKNLKRVAPTQISDHGDGPGYGGG, encoded by the coding sequence ATGGATGCCAAAGATTTAAGGGAAAAGATCATAGAGAAAGGTTCTATTGTGAGGTATATTGGCACTAATACCATAGGTAAGGCTGATAAAATTCTTGAAAAAGATTCTCAAATCTGGATTCGTATTGATTCTTCCGGGCTTTTTTATCGTTCGGATTACTTGGAGCTATTGAAGGAGGAGGAATTACCTCAAAAGAAATCATTCCAAAAGAGTATTAAAGAGAAGGTTTTAATTTCTAAAAACCTGAAAAGGGTAGCTCCCACTCAAATATCCGATCATGGTGATGGTCCGGGGTATGGTGGGGGTTGA
- a CDS encoding methanogenesis marker 12 protein — MVFVGMDHGTTGVSFTVLNDKSVHFKIGRDELSSGRVSALEELSKRVELDSVQLMAITYAMGDGISKITPLDKVKDRGILSIEGAGKVTGGGTAVYQEIENSKIPTVLIPGLHKNTPSMDPCFRAAYSHHASAEKVSICYNAHLETGFENFIVSDISSNTVSILLENGKIRGAVDACLGSMGIVHGPLDLEMIRDIDEGLRTANQCFSRAGAVKVAGIDEKVAHAKDVLLEKYLAGDSRAELALETMLMTIVMEIWGLSKIAQEEVEGVVLTGSVGSMQEPFDFYSALKEKIADIGEVVMLPPTSGSMGSAQIAMDVFNGKKNILGIEVF; from the coding sequence ATGGTATTCGTTGGCATGGATCATGGTACAACCGGTGTTTCCTTTACAGTTTTAAATGATAAATCTGTTCATTTCAAGATTGGTAGAGATGAACTCTCATCAGGACGTGTCTCCGCCCTGGAAGAACTTTCAAAAAGGGTTGAACTGGATTCTGTTCAGTTAATGGCCATCACCTATGCCATGGGTGATGGTATCAGCAAAATAACACCTTTAGATAAGGTTAAAGATCGTGGAATTCTCTCCATTGAAGGAGCAGGTAAGGTTACAGGGGGAGGTACCGCAGTATACCAGGAGATTGAAAACTCTAAAATTCCCACTGTATTGATTCCTGGACTGCATAAAAACACCCCCTCCATGGATCCATGCTTTCGGGCAGCTTATTCCCATCATGCAAGTGCTGAAAAGGTGAGTATATGTTATAATGCCCATCTAGAAACTGGTTTTGAGAATTTCATTGTATCCGACATCAGTTCCAACACAGTCAGCATTCTACTGGAGAATGGTAAAATTAGAGGTGCTGTTGATGCCTGCCTGGGTTCTATGGGCATTGTTCACGGGCCGCTTGATCTGGAGATGATCCGTGATATTGATGAAGGTCTGCGCACTGCTAACCAATGTTTCTCCCGTGCAGGGGCAGTCAAAGTGGCAGGGATAGACGAAAAAGTGGCCCATGCCAAAGACGTGCTACTGGAGAAATACTTGGCAGGGGACAGCAGAGCGGAACTAGCCCTGGAGACCATGCTCATGACCATAGTAATGGAAATCTGGGGCCTTTCAAAGATAGCACAGGAAGAGGTGGAAGGAGTGGTGCTTACTGGTTCGGTGGGTTCCATGCAGGAACCATTTGATTTTTACAGTGCACTGAAAGAAAAAATTGCAGATATTGGCGAAGTAGTGATGCTCCCACCCACCTCAGGATCAATGGGAAGTGCACAGATTGCCATGGATGTCTTCAATGGTAAAAAAAACATCCTGGGAATTGAAGTATTCTAA
- the ilvC gene encoding ketol-acid reductoisomerase has translation MKIYYEKDVDMDVLKDKTVAVIGYGSQGMAQSRNMADSGLDVIVGLRKGGDSWETAIDHDMTVMTVEEAAKEADVVHILIPDEIQAQVYEKSIKDNLKEGNTLSFSHGYNIHFRYIIPPKNVNVTMIAPKGPGSTVRQQYVDGFGVPGLVAVEQDYTGNALQIALAMGQGSGLTRAGVLETTFKEETETDLFGEQAVLCGGATELIKAGFQTLVEAGYQPELAYFETCHELKLIVDLIYQKGFAGMWNDVSNTAEFGGLTRRDRIITEESRKEMKQILKEIQTGKFAKEWALENQAGQPQLNRMRSIENELKIEKQGKKLRKLCGLEK, from the coding sequence ATGAAGATTTACTATGAAAAAGATGTGGACATGGATGTACTTAAGGATAAAACCGTTGCTGTCATAGGATACGGAAGCCAAGGGATGGCTCAATCCAGAAATATGGCTGATAGTGGATTAGACGTTATTGTTGGTCTCAGAAAAGGTGGAGATTCATGGGAAACAGCTATAGATCATGATATGACTGTGATGACTGTGGAAGAAGCTGCTAAAGAAGCAGATGTGGTTCACATACTCATCCCGGATGAGATACAGGCCCAAGTTTATGAAAAATCCATAAAGGATAATCTTAAAGAAGGAAACACCCTAAGCTTCTCCCATGGGTACAACATCCACTTCCGGTATATAATTCCACCAAAAAACGTTAACGTTACCATGATTGCCCCTAAAGGACCTGGTTCAACCGTGCGCCAGCAGTACGTGGATGGGTTTGGAGTTCCCGGACTGGTTGCTGTAGAACAGGATTACACAGGTAACGCTCTCCAGATTGCACTGGCCATGGGACAGGGAAGCGGCCTGACCCGAGCCGGAGTTTTGGAAACAACCTTTAAAGAAGAAACTGAAACAGATTTATTTGGTGAACAGGCAGTGCTATGTGGAGGAGCTACCGAACTGATTAAAGCAGGTTTTCAGACTCTGGTAGAAGCTGGTTACCAGCCTGAACTGGCTTACTTTGAAACCTGTCATGAACTAAAACTAATCGTTGACCTGATCTACCAGAAAGGATTCGCTGGAATGTGGAATGATGTTAGTAACACTGCAGAATTCGGAGGTCTGACCCGCAGAGATAGGATTATAACCGAAGAATCCCGCAAAGAAATGAAACAGATCCTGAAGGAGATTCAAACAGGTAAATTCGCCAAAGAATGGGCTTTGGAAAACCAGGCTGGACAACCACAACTCAATAGAATGCGTTCCATTGAAAACGAACTTAAAATTGAAAAACAGGGGAAAAAATTACGTAAACTATGCGGTTTAGAAAAATAA
- the ilvN gene encoding acetolactate synthase small subunit, with amino-acid sequence MDEQRSHIISAIVMHQPGVLQRVAGLFTRRGFNIDSITVGPSEQDGLARMTIISHGDDRVLEQITKQLNKIIEVVKVRDLNAEGTVIRELCLIKTHATSERARSEIIQYANIFRGRIVDVGPENLTLEITGTPDKIDALIDLLKGFGIKEIARTGPTAISRGSKTI; translated from the coding sequence ATGGATGAGCAGCGAAGTCACATCATAAGTGCTATTGTAATGCATCAACCTGGAGTGCTGCAGCGCGTTGCGGGATTATTCACCCGTAGAGGATTTAATATTGATAGTATAACTGTTGGTCCTTCTGAACAGGACGGGCTGGCCCGTATGACCATCATCTCCCATGGTGATGACAGAGTACTGGAGCAGATTACCAAACAACTGAACAAGATCATTGAAGTGGTGAAAGTTCGTGACCTAAATGCAGAGGGAACTGTAATCCGAGAATTGTGCCTTATCAAGACCCACGCCACATCAGAAAGAGCCCGTTCAGAGATCATTCAGTATGCCAATATTTTCCGAGGCAGAATCGTTGATGTTGGACCGGAAAACCTTACCTTGGAGATCACCGGAACACCTGATAAAATCGATGCCCTCATCGACCTGCTTAAAGGTTTCGGAATAAAAGAAATAGCCAGAACTGGACCCACAGCCATATCAAGAGGTTCAAAAACCATATAA
- a CDS encoding acetolactate synthase large subunit — protein sequence MKGSQAIIKSLTDEGVDVVFGYPGGVLLPLYDVIYDSDLKHILVRHEQCAAHAADGYARASGKVGVCIGTSGPGATNLVTGIATAYMDSSPIVALAGQVGTPLIGNDAFQEVDTIGITMPISKHSYQAMNPSEIPPMIRSSFYIARTGRPGPVVVDLPKDVQEGELDYPEKITINLPGYKPTKKGHPLQVKKASELILNSKKPVILAGGGVIHSNSSEELQHLSELIGAPVTTTLMGKGCFPEDNPLSLGMLGMHGRKASNMIVDECDCLIAVGCRFSDRTTGDVNKFAPNAKIIHIDVDPAEIGKNVTVDLPIVGDAKIILSHLLRVISQTKSTRSHEWVDYVSSFRASCMPRLSFDETPLKPQQVIKEISEAVTDDTIITTDVGQNQMWMAHYFTSRNPRRFISSGGLGTMGFGFPSAMGAKVAMPENDVVAVCGDGGFLMVCQDLATVKEYDIPVVVCILDNRYLGMVFQWQKLFYDERISQTKLKAMPDFVKLAEAFGVNAYRVERPGEMKETLQDALKSGEPSLIDVMIDPNEILPMVPPGCGLTEIVGEYKVERENPDEIPYRHPAQETGGE from the coding sequence ATGAAGGGCAGTCAAGCCATAATCAAGTCACTAACCGATGAGGGAGTGGACGTAGTCTTCGGATACCCTGGAGGAGTCTTACTCCCCCTGTACGATGTAATCTACGACTCAGACCTTAAACATATACTGGTAAGACACGAGCAGTGCGCAGCCCATGCCGCAGATGGATATGCTCGGGCTTCCGGCAAAGTAGGTGTCTGCATAGGTACCTCTGGTCCTGGTGCCACCAACCTGGTAACCGGGATCGCCACTGCTTACATGGACTCCTCCCCCATTGTAGCCCTGGCCGGGCAGGTAGGAACCCCTCTGATTGGTAATGACGCCTTTCAGGAAGTGGATACAATCGGAATTACCATGCCCATTAGCAAACATAGCTACCAGGCCATGAACCCCTCCGAAATACCCCCCATGATAAGATCATCATTTTACATTGCCCGAACTGGAAGACCGGGTCCGGTAGTGGTGGATCTTCCCAAAGATGTTCAGGAAGGAGAGCTGGATTATCCTGAAAAAATAACCATCAACTTACCCGGATACAAACCCACCAAAAAAGGCCATCCCCTGCAGGTTAAAAAAGCATCTGAACTCATATTGAATTCTAAAAAGCCAGTTATCCTTGCCGGTGGAGGAGTAATACACTCCAATTCATCAGAAGAACTGCAACACCTATCAGAATTAATTGGAGCTCCAGTTACCACTACCCTGATGGGCAAAGGTTGTTTCCCAGAGGATAATCCATTATCACTGGGAATGCTAGGAATGCACGGACGGAAAGCCTCCAACATGATAGTGGATGAATGTGACTGCCTTATTGCTGTGGGCTGTCGCTTCTCAGATCGAACTACAGGTGATGTTAATAAGTTCGCCCCTAATGCTAAGATTATCCATATCGATGTAGACCCCGCAGAGATAGGGAAGAACGTTACTGTGGACTTACCCATTGTGGGAGATGCTAAGATCATTCTCTCTCATCTCTTAAGGGTTATTTCTCAAACTAAAAGCACCCGAAGCCATGAATGGGTGGATTATGTTAGTAGTTTTCGTGCCAGTTGTATGCCACGCCTTTCATTTGATGAAACACCCCTGAAACCTCAGCAAGTAATTAAAGAGATTTCAGAGGCAGTTACTGATGACACCATCATCACCACTGACGTTGGTCAGAACCAGATGTGGATGGCCCATTATTTCACCTCCCGAAATCCTAGAAGGTTCATATCATCAGGAGGTCTGGGAACCATGGGATTCGGATTCCCATCAGCCATGGGAGCCAAAGTAGCCATGCCAGAGAATGATGTGGTGGCTGTTTGTGGAGACGGGGGCTTTTTAATGGTCTGCCAGGACCTGGCAACAGTTAAAGAATACGATATTCCCGTAGTAGTTTGTATTCTGGATAACCGGTACCTGGGAATGGTTTTCCAGTGGCAGAAACTGTTCTATGATGAGAGAATCTCTCAGACCAAACTCAAAGCCATGCCGGACTTTGTTAAACTGGCTGAAGCATTTGGAGTGAACGCTTATCGAGTTGAACGTCCGGGTGAGATGAAAGAAACACTGCAAGATGCATTGAAATCCGGAGAACCTAGCCTAATAGATGTAATGATTGATCCTAACGAAATTCTCCCCATGGTCCCACCGGGGTGTGGATTAACCGAGATTGTAGGTGAATATAAAGTGGAAAGGGAAAATCCAGATGAAATACCCTACAGACACCCAGCCCAGGAAACTGGAGGTGAATAG
- the purD gene encoding phosphoribosylamine--glycine ligase: protein MKILVVGTGAREHAICQALYEEADLYSIMSNKNPGIARITQFKIGSEMDIEGVKKYAQDIGAEMAVIGPEAPLEHGIVDALQEAGIPCVGPTQQAARIETDKAFMRDLFVKYKISGSIAYGVFDTVRDAVEFMDDFGEDIVVKPVGLTGGKGVKIMGEHLKDAEEAKNYVKEIIDNKIGGHASVVLEERLIGEEFTVQAMVDGDNLVPMPAVQDHPHAYEGDQGPITGGMGSYSGSNGLLPFMDQKDYDASVKVMEETIKAVKKEVGPYRGVLYGQFMLCRDGPRLVEYNARFGDPEAMNVLPLLETSMVELCEGVVDGNLKKAQFRPQATVCKYLVPNGYPESGKAGQPIQVDEEKIAAEGGMVFYAAVNQKDGEILTTASRALAVVTADETIKDAEERCERATKHVKGDLYHRRDVGTRQLIEKRIGHMKEIKG from the coding sequence ATGAAGATACTGGTGGTAGGAACTGGAGCAAGAGAACACGCCATCTGTCAGGCGTTGTATGAAGAAGCTGATCTTTATTCCATAATGAGCAATAAAAACCCTGGGATTGCCCGTATCACCCAGTTTAAAATTGGTAGTGAGATGGATATTGAAGGAGTAAAAAAATATGCTCAGGATATAGGTGCAGAAATGGCTGTGATCGGACCGGAAGCCCCTCTAGAACATGGTATTGTTGACGCACTCCAGGAAGCAGGGATCCCCTGTGTGGGTCCCACTCAACAGGCTGCTCGGATTGAAACTGACAAAGCATTCATGCGAGACCTTTTTGTTAAATACAAAATATCCGGTTCTATAGCTTATGGGGTTTTTGATACGGTTAGAGATGCTGTAGAATTCATGGATGACTTCGGTGAAGATATAGTGGTTAAGCCTGTAGGATTAACAGGTGGTAAGGGTGTTAAAATAATGGGAGAGCATCTTAAAGATGCTGAAGAAGCAAAAAATTATGTTAAAGAAATTATTGATAATAAGATAGGTGGACATGCCAGTGTGGTCCTGGAAGAGCGGTTGATTGGGGAGGAATTTACAGTGCAAGCCATGGTGGATGGGGATAATCTGGTGCCCATGCCTGCTGTTCAGGACCATCCTCATGCCTATGAAGGAGACCAGGGGCCTATCACTGGTGGAATGGGGTCTTACTCTGGCAGTAACGGTCTTTTACCCTTCATGGATCAGAAGGATTATGATGCATCGGTTAAGGTTATGGAGGAAACCATTAAGGCAGTTAAAAAAGAAGTAGGTCCTTACAGGGGTGTTCTCTATGGGCAGTTCATGTTATGTCGTGACGGTCCCCGTCTGGTGGAGTATAATGCGCGTTTTGGAGATCCGGAAGCCATGAATGTTCTACCTCTCCTTGAAACCAGTATGGTGGAACTTTGTGAGGGAGTTGTTGATGGTAACCTTAAAAAAGCACAATTCAGGCCACAAGCCACAGTTTGTAAGTACTTGGTACCCAACGGCTACCCGGAAAGTGGGAAAGCAGGTCAACCCATCCAAGTGGATGAGGAAAAGATAGCTGCTGAGGGTGGAATGGTATTTTACGCTGCAGTAAACCAGAAAGATGGGGAGATTTTAACCACAGCTTCCCGTGCTCTGGCAGTGGTAACTGCTGATGAGACCATTAAAGATGCAGAAGAGAGATGTGAAAGAGCCACAAAACATGTGAAGGGCGATCTTTATCACCGCAGAGATGTAGGCACTCGTCAGCTTATTGAAAAGCGTATAGGTCATATGAAGGAGATTAAGGGATAA
- the argF gene encoding ornithine carbamoyltransferase, which produces MMHLLSALDAREYVWDILENSEEFKKGRGPEKPLKGKSLAMIFEKASTRTRVSFEVGMYQLGGQPLYLSASDLQLGRGEIIEDTARVMSRYVDGVIIRAREHDDVLQFARYSDIPVINALTNLEHPCQAYTDIFTIREWKNTLDLHMVFLGDGNNVCNSLLLATALVGMDFTVACPPQYEPDPIILKEAQKIARKSNCTIEVTDDVQEAVSGADVLYTDVWVSMGDEAEESQRLRDLQDYQLNQDILNMADSEAMVMHCLPAIRGQEITEEVLNGPQSAVWDEAENRLHVQKSIMHLLL; this is translated from the coding sequence GTGATGCACCTTTTGTCGGCTTTAGATGCTCGTGAATATGTATGGGATATACTGGAAAACTCAGAGGAGTTTAAAAAAGGGAGGGGTCCTGAAAAACCTTTAAAGGGCAAATCCCTCGCTATGATTTTTGAAAAAGCCTCAACCCGTACTCGAGTATCATTTGAGGTGGGTATGTACCAGTTGGGTGGGCAGCCATTATATTTATCCGCATCTGACCTTCAACTGGGTCGGGGTGAAATAATTGAGGACACTGCACGGGTAATGAGCCGTTACGTTGATGGGGTAATCATTAGGGCTCGTGAACATGATGATGTGCTCCAGTTTGCCCGATACTCAGATATTCCGGTTATCAATGCCTTAACTAACCTGGAACATCCCTGCCAGGCATACACTGATATTTTCACCATCAGGGAATGGAAAAATACTTTAGACCTTCATATGGTGTTTTTGGGTGATGGAAATAATGTCTGCAACTCTTTATTACTGGCTACAGCTCTGGTAGGCATGGACTTCACTGTGGCCTGTCCTCCCCAATATGAACCTGACCCTATAATTTTAAAAGAAGCCCAAAAGATCGCCAGGAAATCCAATTGCACCATCGAAGTAACTGATGATGTTCAAGAAGCTGTAAGTGGAGCAGACGTGCTTTACACTGATGTATGGGTGAGTATGGGTGATGAAGCTGAGGAGTCTCAGAGATTAAGAGATTTACAAGATTATCAGCTTAACCAGGATATTTTGAATATGGCTGACTCTGAGGCCATGGTTATGCACTGTCTTCCTGCTATCCGTGGCCAGGAAATAACTGAAGAAGTTTTAAACGGTCCACAATCCGCGGTCTGGGATGAGGCAGAAAATAGATTGCATGTGCAAAAATCAATAATGCACCTATTACTTTAA
- a CDS encoding TetR/AcrR family transcriptional regulator yields MAADTEERILDAALQVFSKNGYNGARTRVIAKKSGFTEMTLFRKFETKENLFNQVIVKNQERIMKDVYSLLDLSLIEEPKECFRNLIMKIVDLMDKNFEYVNILIYERERIPHSITKKFIFRLAEYLEKMFPQIKVDHYVLSFNILSFLYFITFNQKRGDDFFDVKSAVEEFIAYNSTCLRL; encoded by the coding sequence ATGGCTGCAGATACTGAAGAAAGAATATTAGATGCTGCTTTGCAAGTTTTCTCCAAAAATGGCTATAATGGAGCTAGAACACGTGTTATCGCTAAAAAATCTGGTTTCACAGAAATGACTCTCTTTAGAAAGTTTGAAACCAAAGAGAATCTCTTCAACCAAGTTATAGTGAAAAATCAGGAAAGAATTATGAAAGATGTGTATTCTTTGCTGGATCTAAGTCTAATTGAAGAACCGAAGGAATGTTTCAGGAATTTGATAATGAAAATTGTGGATTTAATGGATAAAAACTTTGAATACGTGAATATATTGATATACGAAAGAGAAAGAATCCCTCATTCCATTACCAAAAAATTCATATTCCGTCTGGCAGAGTATTTGGAAAAAATGTTCCCTCAAATAAAAGTAGACCACTATGTGCTATCCTTCAATATTTTAAGTTTCCTCTACTTCATTACCTTTAACCAAAAAAGGGGAGACGACTTTTTTGATGTGAAAAGTGCTGTTGAAGAATTTATAGCCTATAATTCAACCTGTCTGCGACTGTGA
- a CDS encoding arginine--tRNA ligase: MYRILEKVAAESTEKAIKSLGWGEVKEIKFEEPPNPKMGDLATSIAFQLAGQVKKSPVEISNRIKEVIEITAPFERVQSTGPYLNFFLDYEKFSKMVLEMVGEDYGCLDKKKERVILEHTSANPNGPLHIGHIRNAIIGDSLARVLRAAGFQVETQYYVNDMGRQIAMIVWGLENLDYQMNPHEKPDVEIGKLYFQVNQKLKENPEIKDEVSSILKNYEEENQADLEAKFKGVVGKCLEGVEDTSNRLHITHDRFVWESQFVRDGTVEKILESLKDYTTQNDVLYLDLTDYGIEKELILTRSDGTSLYTTRDLAYHMQKSEESDLVVDVLGSDHKLAIDQLKIALDLLGEKSPEVIFYEFITLPEGSMSTRRGVFISVDQLMDEAFHRALKELDTRRPELSPSEKKKIAEMIGIGAIRYFIARLSPEKHLVFKWDEALSFERGCASIQYAHARACKLLEKTGAKDLSQVNIDDLNFQDMDTLEVELLKTIARFSMVIENSAHDLRVHPVAQYALELAGAFNKFYKSVPVIGSDKELLRLILVDKSRITIRNCLDLLGIEAPVSM, from the coding sequence ATGTACAGAATACTGGAAAAAGTCGCAGCAGAATCAACCGAAAAGGCCATTAAATCATTGGGATGGGGTGAAGTAAAGGAAATTAAATTTGAAGAACCTCCGAATCCTAAAATGGGAGATCTGGCCACTTCCATTGCATTCCAACTTGCAGGTCAGGTGAAAAAATCACCTGTAGAGATTTCAAATAGGATCAAAGAAGTTATAGAAATCACAGCACCCTTTGAGAGAGTGCAATCCACTGGCCCCTACCTGAATTTTTTCCTGGATTATGAAAAATTTTCTAAAATGGTTCTGGAGATGGTGGGGGAAGATTACGGTTGTTTGGATAAGAAAAAGGAGAGAGTAATATTAGAACATACCTCTGCCAATCCCAACGGCCCATTACATATCGGCCATATTCGAAACGCCATCATAGGAGACTCCCTGGCACGTGTTCTCAGAGCAGCAGGTTTTCAGGTAGAAACTCAGTATTATGTTAATGACATGGGCCGGCAGATTGCCATGATAGTATGGGGACTGGAAAACCTGGACTACCAGATGAACCCCCATGAAAAGCCAGATGTTGAGATTGGAAAACTTTATTTCCAGGTTAACCAGAAGTTGAAGGAAAATCCAGAAATAAAGGATGAAGTAAGCTCTATTCTCAAAAATTATGAAGAAGAAAACCAGGCTGATTTGGAAGCAAAGTTTAAGGGAGTGGTTGGAAAATGCTTGGAAGGAGTGGAGGATACATCTAACCGCCTGCACATCACCCACGACCGTTTTGTATGGGAAAGTCAATTTGTGAGGGATGGAACAGTTGAGAAAATCCTGGAATCCCTTAAGGATTACACCACCCAGAATGATGTTCTTTACCTTGATTTGACCGATTATGGTATTGAAAAAGAACTGATTTTAACCCGTTCCGACGGGACATCCCTCTACACCACCCGGGACCTGGCCTACCACATGCAAAAATCTGAAGAATCCGATCTGGTGGTTGATGTTCTGGGTTCTGACCATAAACTGGCCATTGACCAGCTGAAAATCGCCCTGGATCTATTAGGGGAGAAAAGTCCTGAAGTTATCTTCTACGAATTCATCACCCTACCGGAGGGATCCATGTCCACCCGAAGAGGAGTGTTCATCAGTGTGGATCAGTTAATGGATGAAGCCTTCCACAGAGCATTGAAAGAATTGGATACAAGAAGGCCTGAATTAAGCCCATCAGAGAAAAAAAAGATCGCTGAAATGATTGGTATAGGTGCTATACGTTATTTCATCGCACGCCTTTCCCCAGAAAAGCATTTGGTTTTCAAATGGGATGAAGCACTTAGTTTTGAAAGAGGATGCGCTTCAATACAATATGCTCATGCACGAGCATGTAAATTGCTGGAAAAAACTGGTGCAAAGGATTTGTCACAAGTAAATATCGATGATTTGAACTTTCAGGATATGGATACACTTGAAGTTGAGCTCTTGAAAACCATTGCCCGATTCAGTATGGTCATTGAAAACTCAGCACATGATTTGAGGGTTCATCCGGTGGCCCAGTATGCCCTTGAATTAGCTGGAGCATTTAACAAGTTCTATAAATCTGTACCAGTTATTGGATCCGATAAAGAACTTTTAAGGCTTATTTTAGTAGATAAATCCAGGATTACAATTAGAAATTGTCTGGACCTTCTGGGAATTGAGGCACCAGTTTCCATGTAG